In bacterium, the DNA window ATTTGCACTTGGAGGGTATGGTCGTCGAGGACCATCCAGCCCTGCTCCTGTTTCATTTTTTTCATCATGGTCTTGAACAGCATCTTGGACGCCGTCGCTTCACCGTCCTCGACCGGTGTGTTCAGATAGGCCTCCAGTCCATCTTTTTTTTCATAGCTGCAGTACATGAACAAATTCTGTTTAGCCCGGGTCATGGCCACATAGAACGCGTTGAGCTCCTCGGTGAGGTCTTTAATGCGCTCGGTGGTCGTCAACTCTCCGTGACTGGTATAAGGCAGGAGATGGTCCAGGTTGTAGGTCAGCGCGAAATCACGGGCCGTGCTGTAATCGTCCGTATACACCAGGTAATCGTGCAGCGCGTTCGTTTCATGGTAGGAACGGGGCTGCACCTCCCAATACAGGAGCACAGAATCGAACTCCAGCCCCTTTGATTTGTGGATGGTCAGCAGATTGATCGCGTCGATCTCCTCCAATGCGGCTTGTTGGAAATTTTCATCTTCCCTGTGTTCCTCGGCGAAACGGATCAACCCCTGCAGCGTGGCCGGATGGGTGCGCTGGCGCTGAGAAAAACCTGCGACCAGCTCCAGGAAAAAATTGATATTGACCAGGTCCGCTTCCAAAGGAAAGACGGCGGGCACCTTAAAAGCGGTCACAACGTCCAGGCAATAGTCGAAAAGGTCAAAGGCCGCACCGGGTTCCGCCAAATCCACGACATCCGCCACCCCGGGAAGGTCGCTGCACTCTTGGTGCAGGGCTTGAATAAAAGAACCGTGAGTTTCCGGCGACTGCACATGGCGCTGATAACATTGCAGCACCTGTTTGAGCGCCGGTCCGTCCATCCGCACCAGATCTGATCGTAAAAATTTCGCCAGTTCCACCACATCCTGGCGCACGAAAAAAGCGAAGAGATAGAACAAAGGTTTGATGGCCCGGTGTTCAAAGATGGAGCGGGAGCTGTTCAGCACATAATCGATGCCATGGTCGTCCAGACATCGGGCCAATTTCTCCAGGTCGCGGTTAAACCGCGCCAGGACGGCGGTGCGGCCGGGATTGATCTGGCGCTGTTCCAGAAGCGGTTTCACCAGCCTGCCGATAAAATCCTCAGCCGCCGATGGCGATGCGGCGGTTTCATCGTCCGCCTCGTTGTGCAATAGAACGGTGACCGATCCTGCTAGGGTCTGTTGCGTGCGGCATTCCTGATACGGCCAGAGCACTTGATGTCGTTCCAGCTCCTCTGTCAGCGCCGGGTCAGAGAAAACGGAATTGACGAAACGCATGATCGTCGGGCTGTGGCGATAGGAGGTGGTCAATTGAATCTGCTGCAAATCCGGGATCAGTTGCGGCATGCGCAGAATGAAATCTCGTTCTCCGCCACGCCAGCTGTAGATGGACTGCTTTTCGTCGCCGACGACGATGAGGCCGCCATACGGCTTGACCCCTTCACCGCTGGTGATCTCTTTGATGATCGGCAAAAACAGCTTGAATTGCAGAATGCTGGTGTCCTGAAACTCGTCGATGAGCAGAAAACGGATGCGCGTCGTCAATATTTCATAAAAGGTATTGCTGACTTCGTCGCCGTGCATCAGCGATAGGGCCGGATCGCGCAGATGCTGATAGGTGTGATAGAGCACGTCGGAATAGTTGAATCGTTTTTCCCGGAACAGGATTTCGTCGTATTTGGTCAGCAGCAGACGGCTGATCTCCTGCAACTCCTCCTGCTCCTGGAGAAATTCTGTTTGATAGAGATGTTCGGCCAGATGCGAACCGGCTGTTTGCAGAGCTTGGACCAGCTGCGTTTTCTTCTCTGCATGGCGGGCGCCGTTGAGAATGCGCACACCGTTCCAGAAAGCCTCGCCGGCAAGGAAAAGCTTGCACTGCTTGCTGAGAAAGGTCTTGTCCGCAATCCGGCTTCTGAGCTGCTGATCCCAGGTCCGCAGATCCGGCGCCCCGCTGTCGGCGATGGCATCATAAAACGCTTTTTTCAAAAGCGGTTGCGGCGAACCTACAGGACATTTCTCAGCCAGCAAGGGCATCACCTGTTCATGCACACTGAGAAAAAGAGCCTGAAATCGCTCCAGCGATTTCAGGGCCAAGTCCGGATCCGCCGGCAAACGATGCCCCCCAATGAAGGGGAAAATCCATCGTCTGTCGAGAATGTGTTTGATCAGTTTTTCATAACCTTTGATGTTGCGATGGGCTGAGCGATCCAGAAGCCGGCGGATTTTTGGCAGATGATCCGGACCCAGAATGTAGGCATACAGCTCGGCTAGATACTCCAGGTATGCTTGTGGGTCGATAGTGTATTCAGTCAGTCCCAGCGAGGGAGCGATCACGGTTTTAAAGATTTGATTGGTAAAGGCATCAATGGTGCTGATCTGCACGCGGCTTTTTTCCGTCAGCATCTCCTGATGGATCTGCTTCAGATAACCGATGTGCGCTTCGGTCAATGGGAAACCGGCGATCTCGGCCAGATTGCGGCGCAGAGAGACCGCGTCGGCCGACTCCTTGTCCACTGTTTGTAAATGGTGAAAAATCCGCTCGCGGATTTCGGCCGTGGCTTTTTTGGTAAAGGTGATGACCAAAATTTCGCTGAAGTGAATCCCCGCCTCTCGGTTCTGCAACAGCAGGGAGATGTATTCCAGGGAGAGCCGGTAGGTTTTGCCGGTACCGGCGCTGGCGCGTATGACTTTATTAATCATGGCATCGTCTTTTGATAGAGGTCTGTACGAATGACTGGATGCCAATCCGGCTGACTAGGGGTGGTGGAGCCGACCATGAAGCCTTTGGTGAGAATGTCA includes these proteins:
- a CDS encoding UvrD-helicase domain-containing protein; translation: MINKVIRASAGTGKTYRLSLEYISLLLQNREAGIHFSEILVITFTKKATAEIRERIFHHLQTVDKESADAVSLRRNLAEIAGFPLTEAHIGYLKQIHQEMLTEKSRVQISTIDAFTNQIFKTVIAPSLGLTEYTIDPQAYLEYLAELYAYILGPDHLPKIRRLLDRSAHRNIKGYEKLIKHILDRRWIFPFIGGHRLPADPDLALKSLERFQALFLSVHEQVMPLLAEKCPVGSPQPLLKKAFYDAIADSGAPDLRTWDQQLRSRIADKTFLSKQCKLFLAGEAFWNGVRILNGARHAEKKTQLVQALQTAGSHLAEHLYQTEFLQEQEELQEISRLLLTKYDEILFREKRFNYSDVLYHTYQHLRDPALSLMHGDEVSNTFYEILTTRIRFLLIDEFQDTSILQFKLFLPIIKEITSGEGVKPYGGLIVVGDEKQSIYSWRGGERDFILRMPQLIPDLQQIQLTTSYRHSPTIMRFVNSVFSDPALTEELERHQVLWPYQECRTQQTLAGSVTVLLHNEADDETAASPSAAEDFIGRLVKPLLEQRQINPGRTAVLARFNRDLEKLARCLDDHGIDYVLNSSRSIFEHRAIKPLFYLFAFFVRQDVVELAKFLRSDLVRMDGPALKQVLQCYQRHVQSPETHGSFIQALHQECSDLPGVADVVDLAEPGAAFDLFDYCLDVVTAFKVPAVFPLEADLVNINFFLELVAGFSQRQRTHPATLQGLIRFAEEHREDENFQQAALEEIDAINLLTIHKSKGLEFDSVLLYWEVQPRSYHETNALHDYLVYTDDYSTARDFALTYNLDHLLPYTSHGELTTTERIKDLTEELNAFYVAMTRAKQNLFMYCSYEKKDGLEAYLNTPVEDGEATASKMLFKTMMKKMKQEQGWMVLDDHTLQVQ